The Bombus huntii isolate Logan2020A chromosome 2, iyBomHunt1.1, whole genome shotgun sequence genomic interval GCCTCCAGCGTGAACGGAGCGCGCAAACCGTAGTTGCGTTTTTCGTGTATGCAAAATCTATACTTTTGCATTCTATTtacagaattattttatttatacggGAAACAGTGCGCCTGTGTGCGAGTGCGTGCATGACGACGCGTGAATGTGCTTCGGGACgtgttaaaaattcatttctagCATAATCcgaatattcgaaatattttcgaaattgaTCCTTGTGAAACCCGTTCgaaatgcatttttaataCGTTGAAGACGACTAGGTACGCCTTGATACGAATGTTAGGGATAGTATGCGAGTGAAATGATTGTTTGAGGATGCGTGAACgggagagagaaaagaaaaggaaaaaaggcgatgagagagagagagagagagagagagagagaagaggcATGGAAGTGGAATAGAAACGAAGAACGAGTCGAAACTCTGCCATCTTCAACGATCCCGGACAGGAACTGGGTTGAAATGATGATGATTATAATCATGATTCATTACGTGTTATGATAAATTACTTTGGATAGGTAAGCGTGGAGGGgaaataaaaagtgaaatGAAATGACGAATGAAAACGCGAAGTATGGCGTTacgatacatttttctttttatttttcttttttctccgaGCGCGAACAGGGTGGCAGGGGTTTGTGCTACGCCGAGTTGAGTGTAACTCATCCTCTTTTttgtttgtataaaaattaatcgaaatttAATTAGACTATTAATAACTGTTTAATTACTGTGAAACAAGAaaacattaattataaattacaaaaaatcTGACCAGGCATCTTTTCTTCCCCTGTCCTTTTCCCACTTGATTGTTACTTTGTATCTCCTTCGATAATATTCTTCAAactttatatacataatataaagTTTGTATAAATCGACAATTGAAAGCATTGATAATATGTACAATAATATACTATatcgttatatactataagaataacaaaataatattctatatatcgtAAGGTATAAGTTCAGGCTTTAATTAATCGCATTCGACTTATTCTTACggatgatatatttatttgtcatTTTAACGCAGTagaataaatacattttactAATTGAATGTGCGACCGAGAATTAAATCGCTTGCTCGTTCCGCAATGGCAATTACGACGGAATTTGGATTACCGGAAATGGGAGACGGTAATATACTGGCATCGACTATTCTCAGTCTTTTGACACCTCTCACTCTGTAACAGAAGGATTTACGCTCACCTAAATCTGTTCCCCATATCACGATATCGTTATTAATGAGTCAAATAATTCACAATAAAACATtatgtatacagggtggttggtaactggtggtacaagcggaaaggggcagattttacgcgaaaaaagaagtcgaaaatatagaataacaatttttcgtttgaggctttgttttcgagaaaatcgactttgaattttcgctgggtacgcgtgcggtacgttataacggatctcactgtagatcgttgtctcgatggaagaatttaaaaaaaaaaatttttattctatattttcgacttcttttttcgcgtagaatcaccccctttccgcatgtaccaccagttaccaaccaccctgtatattcaaTACGATATTTCAAATCTGCTTAAAAGAATTATCTCAAATGTATTGTAAGAAagcaaataacaaaattattactttCTGGACTCTACTTTCACTTAAAAAATATCGTAcgttataaaaatagaaaattagcAATTTAGTACGCTCCAGAACGAAGCTCAACTTTCTTACCGTAATTTCTCATCGACGACTGCACGATCATCGGTACCCATCCTGCAGGAGCCACACACGTGATAACTGGTGAGAGCACCGACTCTCAGCACGCATTCCGTGTATTCGATATCCCGGTAGTCTTGTGGCAAATGTCGACACTCTTCTAAATCGGGATGATGAACGTTCGCGCCATACTCACGAAACTTGGGCGTCTCGAGCGTCTGAAGAGCGAAGTTTATTGCTGGAAAATTCGCCTTCATCATGCAAAGTGcgatggaaaaagaaatacacGGTAAAGAAAGATGATGTGTCGCGATAAAAAAGATTTGCGTACCTCCGTAAGTGCATAGAACGTCGTCGTAGTGCTGAAGGTAAGCAGGATCGATTTTTGGATGATGGCGAATATTGTTAGACCTCAGTGAAATGCTACCACGACTTTTTGGTTGTAAACAGTAGGATAGAAATAGGAATCCTTCGCGACTGTTGTTGTCGTAGGATGGATACATCGACTTGTAATGCTACGTATTATCGTTTAGTTAGAATCATGAAGAAGAGAGTATGgtttttatagaataaaattttctatgctACTCCGGacgaaatatcttttaattttaatcaaattgtaacaatttatataattttgcatTATGTTTGGATAttcacaattttattttttcaatgcGTTGAATCGTAGAAAacgatttcaaatattcataAACTTGCTTCAGTTATTCAACTTCGATCGATCTATGTTGTTTTCAAAATCTTGTACAAATTCTTATTCAAATTCTTATAAAAAATCATACACGAACATTTGAGAATTTTATTAGTATTCTAATGAGATACGACCGTTACGATTATATTGGTCAAATTTCATCGATTATGTTATATcaaactataaaatatataggaAGTAATAACAAAtgataatttgttaaaaaattgatcTCAAAACAATCCTCTTCGAACGACAGTAAATGCTAAGCGACGTAGGATGTGCATGAAATAAACGCACGGATGTCGAATTAGAAATTTAGTATGGCGTTCTCTATGCTTACCTCTATTTTGTAATTAGACAAACtccttaatattttttcatcgGTTGAACCCATACCAAAAAGCATAACTCCGCTATCATTGGCACGACCCGTCGCCATTATACCATTAGTCGCGTACCATCCTTaaaagtaacaaaaaaaaaaaaaaaagaaaaagaagattaaaatttcAGACAATATATCGTAAAACATAAAAGAACAACGTTAAGATAATTTGATACCTCTTCCAAAGACGAAATAATTTAGTACCTCAGGAAGCGTTTGTAACTTGTACAGAGTTATGCTTACTCTTGCCTGTAGATTAACATAGAGCGGAAGAAGAAGATGGTCAAACAGATTTTTGCCCACTTCCGGAACATTGCTCACCACTGGTATCTAAAAATATCTTTACTCTCTGATTGCACGTAACCATATTCGTAGGAAATATTCGTACAAAATGATTACGATATCACATTTCGGAGATTCAGTTTGGAGAAAGATCAAATGATTCATCACCTGAAATTTGTCAAGCTCTTCGGCTGACCCGATTCCCGAAAGCAAAAGCAATTGAGGGCTATTGATAACACCAGCACAAAGGATCACCTCTTTTCTCGCAGCGATATTTCCCACCGATCCATCTTTGTAAATCACCTTGATCCCATCTGCGTTCAAATTCTCTTTGAAAAGTACCTGGAAATTTACGAACGATGTATTCGAACGTTTGATTCACACgttgatatattttatcatcgAGAATGATATTCAGGGGATTATTTAAGTTTAACTCTTGTTAAAAATCACCAGGTTCCATCGTTTACTCTGTTGTGTTTAATAATCGTATATAAATACGACATAGATCGAATATTACATTCAAATTTAATCTTCGCAACCAATTAAACTGTACAGATCTAAAACCTACAGTGGTTACAAAAGGTGCTTTTAGACCATCGTATTGATTATAGTATTTATTTTCTGATCAATCAAGCCcagatatattaaatttcatatcattCGATGTCacattaaaacaattttaatattacgatAATGAAGCCTGGTAGATggtaaaaatattggaaaataagaTTTTTCCAAAGATACCTTTTATAGCCatcgtataataaaatacctGTAATAATCTACggagtggttggtaactggtggtacaaacggaaagggggtgattctactcgaaaaaagaagtcgaaaatatagaatacaaattttttttaatttttttttttcattcttccatcgagacaacgatctacagtgagatccgttataacgagacgtgataaaatgcacgcgtaccgagcgaaaattcaaagttgatcttctcgaaaacaaagcctcaaacgaaaaatttgttcgACTTCTTatttcgcatagaatcacccTGTGTAATaaaaccaccctgtataataaaaatgccagaaataaaatttagataAACGCAGTTCTATCGTACGATgcttttaaaagaaaagacagaagaagaaataaaatctcACTTTGGAAACCAACGTGTTTATCAAAATATGCAAGTTCTTTCTATTCCAGGCATTTTGCAAATGCGCATTAAACGTGCTCCAACGGGAACCTCTTTTCGTCGTGTACATCCCCTTTTGAAGAGTCACATTATTCAACTTCAACGATTCTTCCGCCATGAGAAAAGCTTGCGCCAGATATTCTTCCTCCGGGCTGGACATTACGTTCATGATATCGGACACCTTTTTAAAGTACGGAAGTAGATCGGCGTGTGACCATCCTCTCGGCCAGGCTTTGTAATCTTCCGGCTTTCCGAAGGAGTGAACCAAGTGATTTATCTGGCCGCTGCCGCCCAACCCTTTACCTCTTGGTATCTTTTGTATCTACGATAAAATCCAATCTTTCTCAATCAATCGAACTTGATACTACGTGGACTTTAAACggtacattttataaaatcaagTTTTTCTCGtaacgaatgaaatattttttaagaattattctttaagaattaagaattattaagaagaattttttaagaatcagcgaatttttgttaattttaaattcatcCAGCTACATATTGaggaaaatttatagaattgaAACGATTCTATTCGcgaaaaatatcgtttatttcGGGTTTCGTTTTAACTGTACCAGcctttatattttttagatgtATCGAAAAATATGAATGCACGTTGCATtgtttcacatttttcaatgacaattaaaatattaattttttaaccgATTCAAGATGTTATAATCAAGGGATATTATGGAATTATTGGGGTCCAAAGTTCAgctttaaaatgaaaaatgaaaaattttaactattttatagtataaattataaaatcttgATTCATAAAAATGGAAGATCCGTGTTTGTATAAGGTTTCTTATGGTGATCTGAAGATGttcaattttcctttacgtGATTCCAAAATCCTTTGGAAGAGAACCTTTGCGGTTCCGTGGAATAGGACCAGTCGACGTCAGTCTTTTGCATAATTGGTGCCAAAATTGGAACGGACGATATCCATCCGAAATGTCCTCCTGCTTCGACCAACAAAACCGACACGTTCGAAATTTCGGAAAGCCGTGACGCCAGCACGCATCCTGCTGTTCCAGCACCAACTTCGTaagtaaaaattcaattgTCAATATATCATCATCCTTGCTGTACATGAAGAAGAAAAGTTACAACGTTACCACAGAAAATATACGTCAAATATAAATGTCAAATtacatatatagtataatagaaatataattttgttacaaATTTGTAAACACCAATGTTCCATTGTATTTATGAACTTAGAgaaaatattagttttatgttaagattaatattttgtaatatgcGATAAAAGGAATTTATCATATGTAGTAAATATGtgcaaattaattattcaaactTTACACAATCTTACTTTTAAAAACAATATATTACATGGATTCTATATCATTACATAATACCtacgatattaaaattaattaataaaccatATTTCTCAATGTTGCCCCCTATATCACTTGACACTTCTTTATCGATTTAAAACATCAATTTAACatcatttaaattttcacAATTCTCCAAAAAAACCAGCTTCCACGTACAAGAACGAGAAATAACAAATGATATCCATATACAGCCGCAATCACAATACTAGATTGCttcatgaaaatttatttcgtaattCAATTTACCATGTTACCTTCAGTTACACGTTAAAGTCAATTCACGTCGATCATGCATCTACATCGATCGATTAAAAGCCCGGATCAAGAGATTAATTAGTTACATTCCGTGTACCCGCTTCCTTCGGATAAAAGTTAAAACTCGAACGGTATCGCAGTCACCGACATTGTCCGGTGAAAAATTCACCACTTACCGATTATGTAATCGTAATGCGTATTAGGAAGCTCGATAATGCTGGTTGGACCGTTGAAATAACAGTGA includes:
- the LOC126876313 gene encoding neither inactivation nor afterpotential protein G isoform X2, coding for MWNYVLISTLVLFASLLYHCYFNGPTSIIELPNTHYDYIIAGCVLASRLSEISNVSVLLVEAGGHFGWISSVPILAPIMQKTDVDWSYSTEPQRFSSKGFWNHIQKIPRGKGLGGSGQINHLVHSFGKPEDYKAWPRGWSHADLLPYFKKVSDIMNVMSSPEEEYLAQAFLMAEESLKLNNVTLQKGMYTTKRGSRWSTFNAHLQNAWNRKNLHILINTLVSKVLFKENLNADGIKVIYKDGSVGNIAARKEVILCAGVINSPQLLLLSGIGSAEELDKFQIPVVSNVPEVGKNLFDHLLLPLYVNLQARVSITLYKLQTLPEVLNYFVFGRGWYATNGIMATGRANDSGVMLFGMGSTDEKILRSLSNYKIEHYKSMYPSYDNNSREGFLFLSYCLQPKSRGSISLRSNNIRHHPKIDPAYLQHYDDVLCTYGAINFALQTLETPKFREYGANVHHPDLEECRHLPQDYRDIEYTECVLRVGALTSYHVCGSCRMGTDDRAVVDEKLRVRGVKRLRIVDASILPSPISGNPNSVVIAIAERASDLILGRTFN
- the LOC126876313 gene encoding neither inactivation nor afterpotential protein G isoform X1 translates to MWNYVLISTLVLFASLLYHCYFNGPTSIIELPNTHYDYIIVGAGTAGCVLASRLSEISNVSVLLVEAGGHFGWISSVPILAPIMQKTDVDWSYSTEPQRFSSKGFWNHIQKIPRGKGLGGSGQINHLVHSFGKPEDYKAWPRGWSHADLLPYFKKVSDIMNVMSSPEEEYLAQAFLMAEESLKLNNVTLQKGMYTTKRGSRWSTFNAHLQNAWNRKNLHILINTLVSKVLFKENLNADGIKVIYKDGSVGNIAARKEVILCAGVINSPQLLLLSGIGSAEELDKFQIPVVSNVPEVGKNLFDHLLLPLYVNLQARVSITLYKLQTLPEVLNYFVFGRGWYATNGIMATGRANDSGVMLFGMGSTDEKILRSLSNYKIEHYKSMYPSYDNNSREGFLFLSYCLQPKSRGSISLRSNNIRHHPKIDPAYLQHYDDVLCTYGAINFALQTLETPKFREYGANVHHPDLEECRHLPQDYRDIEYTECVLRVGALTSYHVCGSCRMGTDDRAVVDEKLRVRGVKRLRIVDASILPSPISGNPNSVVIAIAERASDLILGRTFN
- the LOC126876313 gene encoding neither inactivation nor afterpotential protein G isoform X3, with amino-acid sequence MQKTDVDWSYSTEPQRFSSKGFWNHIQKIPRGKGLGGSGQINHLVHSFGKPEDYKAWPRGWSHADLLPYFKKVSDIMNVMSSPEEEYLAQAFLMAEESLKLNNVTLQKGMYTTKRGSRWSTFNAHLQNAWNRKNLHILINTLVSKVLFKENLNADGIKVIYKDGSVGNIAARKEVILCAGVINSPQLLLLSGIGSAEELDKFQIPVVSNVPEVGKNLFDHLLLPLYVNLQARVSITLYKLQTLPEVLNYFVFGRGWYATNGIMATGRANDSGVMLFGMGSTDEKILRSLSNYKIEHYKSMYPSYDNNSREGFLFLSYCLQPKSRGSISLRSNNIRHHPKIDPAYLQHYDDVLCTYGAINFALQTLETPKFREYGANVHHPDLEECRHLPQDYRDIEYTECVLRVGALTSYHVCGSCRMGTDDRAVVDEKLRVRGVKRLRIVDASILPSPISGNPNSVVIAIAERASDLILGRTFN